From the genome of Shewanella sp. Choline-02u-19, one region includes:
- the prfB gene encoding peptide chain release factor 2 (programmed frameshift) yields MFEVNPVKFKIKELADRTDLLRGYLDYDAKSERLEEVSRELENAEVWNNPENAQALGKERASLEAIVKTIDDMDSGLEDIQGLLELAIEEDDEDTFNDASTELDDLEKRLEELEFRRMFSGPHDISNSYLDIQSGSGGTEAQDWANMVLRMFLRWGDAHDYKPELIEVTDGDVAGIKGATIKFTGEYAFGSLRTETGVHRLVRKSPFDSSGKRHTSFCSVFVYPELDDSIEIDINPSDLRIDTYRASGAGGQHVNKTESAIRITHVPTNTVVQCQNDRSQHKNRDAAMKQLKAKLYELEMLRQNADKQAAEDAKSDIGWGSQIRSYVLDDARIKDLRTGVENRNTQSVLDGDLDKFIEASLKSGL; encoded by the exons ATGTTTGAAGTAAATCCAGTTAAATTCAAAATCAAGGAGCTCGCTGACCGTACCGACCTTCTTCGGGGGTATCTT GACTACGATGCTAAAAGTGAGCGTCTAGAAGAAGTTAGCAGAGAACTTGAGAACGCGGAAGTTTGGAATAATCCAGAAAATGCTCAGGCGCTAGGCAAAGAGCGTGCGTCGCTTGAAGCGATAGTTAAAACTATCGACGATATGGATAGCGGTCTAGAAGATATTCAAGGATTGCTAGAACTTGCCATTGAAGAGGACGATGAAGACACCTTCAATGATGCCAGTACAGAATTAGATGATCTTGAGAAACGGTTAGAGGAACTCGAATTCCGCCGCATGTTCTCAGGTCCACACGATATATCAAACAGTTACTTAGATATTCAGTCAGGTTCTGGCGGAACTGAGGCGCAAGATTGGGCCAATATGGTGCTGCGTATGTTCTTGCGTTGGGGCGATGCTCACGACTATAAACCTGAACTGATTGAAGTGACTGATGGTGATGTTGCCGGTATTAAAGGCGCCACCATTAAGTTTACCGGCGAGTATGCCTTTGGTTCACTGCGTACTGAAACTGGCGTACACCGTCTAGTGCGTAAGTCACCGTTTGATTCATCAGGTAAGCGTCATACCTCTTTTTGCTCGGTATTTGTTTATCCAGAGCTTGATGACTCGATTGAGATTGATATCAATCCATCGGATCTCAGAATTGATACCTACCGCGCCTCGGGTGCGGGTGGTCAGCACGTGAACAAGACTGAATCAGCGATTCGTATTACTCACGTGCCCACTAACACTGTCGTGCAGTGTCAGAATGACCGTTCGCAGCATAAGAACCGTGATGCTGCGATGAAACAGTTAAAAGCGAAGTTGTATGAGCTAGAAATGCTCAGACAAAACGCTGATAAGCAAGCCGCCGAAGATGCCAAATCAGATATTGGTTGGGGCAGTCAGATCCGCTCATACGTGCTCGATGATGCACGTATTAAAGATCTACGTACCGGTGTTGAAAACCGAAATACCCAGAGCGTTTTAGATGGCGATCTGGACAAGTTTATTGAAGCTAGCCTTAAATCTGGCCTTTAA
- a CDS encoding pentapeptide repeat-containing protein, with product MPLIQPSHEQALTCRYHEDNVHICHEPAGDSGLCYWHDPKFIKNRPEDIQLLELYANRGGQLRGISLNHAKLAGIDLVRHHQKIGYDLSNAELYRADLSGGHLFNINFSNASLMKADLREANLHCANLSGCNLLGIKWVGAKIENMQAGNVLRQEKLANVAEQNGHKEQALDYFQQAEEIYRDLRKAAEREGLFAMSGKYIRKELTMRRHQMPKRCLKRFLSKAIDLFCGYGEAPLRVIVFSLALILFSAILYFFTGLNFDGEIHQFNLNNSFYSNLIVFLNCVYYSVVTFTTLGYGDFTPIGISRAIAAFEAFTGSFTIALFVVVFVKKMTR from the coding sequence ATGCCATTGATCCAGCCATCACATGAACAAGCTCTGACATGTCGCTATCATGAAGACAACGTCCATATTTGCCACGAACCTGCCGGTGATTCGGGGTTATGTTATTGGCATGATCCTAAATTTATTAAGAATAGGCCTGAAGATATTCAACTGCTTGAACTGTATGCAAACCGCGGTGGTCAACTCAGGGGCATCAGTCTCAACCACGCTAAACTCGCCGGAATTGACTTAGTACGTCACCATCAAAAAATCGGCTATGACCTTAGTAACGCCGAACTCTATCGCGCCGATTTAAGCGGCGGGCACCTGTTCAACATAAACTTCAGTAACGCCAGCTTGATGAAAGCAGACCTGCGGGAAGCCAATCTGCATTGCGCTAATCTTAGTGGCTGTAATTTACTCGGCATAAAATGGGTCGGAGCTAAGATAGAAAATATGCAAGCAGGCAACGTCTTACGCCAAGAAAAGCTGGCTAATGTGGCGGAGCAAAATGGCCATAAAGAGCAAGCATTGGACTACTTTCAACAAGCTGAAGAGATCTATCGCGATCTACGAAAAGCCGCTGAACGTGAAGGCCTGTTCGCCATGTCTGGCAAATACATTCGTAAAGAACTCACCATGCGGCGCCACCAAATGCCTAAGCGTTGCCTTAAACGCTTTCTTTCAAAAGCAATTGACCTATTCTGTGGCTATGGCGAAGCCCCTTTAAGAGTCATTGTCTTCTCGCTTGCACTGATCCTTTTCAGCGCTATCCTTTATTTTTTCACAGGTCTAAACTTTGATGGTGAGATACATCAGTTTAATTTAAATAATAGCTTTTACAGCAACTTAATTGTTTTTCTTAACTGCGTATATTACTCGGTAGTGACCTTTACCACCCTCGGTTATGGCGACTTTACTCCGATTGGCATTTCCCGCGCTATTGCCGCTTTCGAAGCCTTTACCGGCAGCTTTACTATCGCGTTATTCGTAGTGGTATTTGTAAAAAAGATGACCCGCTAA
- the fdhF gene encoding formate dehydrogenase subunit alpha, translating to MKQIRIDGITLTANQQDTLLDVALNANIAIPNLCKSPASSLVTNTKQHCNLCHVELKNADGKLNTVRACETKVADIDSQYIDVITQSAALSKQRKAALHTILSDHFADCEAPCQTACPAGVDVQSYLHHIAQGDHREAVKVIKQTLPLPLSIGRVCPAFCETECRRGLVDEPVAIRQLKRHAADLDIEGDAPYVPPKKPATNKKVAIIGSGPAGISAGYYLSNNGHDVTVFESMPQAGGWLRYGIPEYRLPKAILDKEIDLLCKNGLDIQTNVRLGRDIHLNGLLADFDAVCLAIGAQKAVPMNYPGIELDGCYLGVDYLKDYCTEKTYKTGQKVAVIGGGNTAIDCARTAKRDGADVTLIYRRTRDEMPAEPYEIHEAEQEGIKFHFLTNPIENHSDDAGRVSQVTFEIMALGDADASGRRSPKPTGDTFVEAFDTVIPAVSQTPDMSFLNHPDSKLATGEVALTRWNTFEGCEHTMSAGLSAGLDKLFVIGDSRTGPATAVAAVADGRKAADAIEKLLTQGLTCELDKQLFNSSKAAKMSQLATLGTDALYPDTEQQLRSKMPELAKLQRALNFSEVELGFAPDEAMKEAARCLECACQVNTDCKLRDYATEYKVKAVELDSQNAQHFSVDTSAPFITFDANRCISCGACVETCKGASGHNAICFEKDHYHALPFSTDTAQRNAPRVGFSATMNDSDCVQCGNCVQVCPTGALVDSRDKTQGLTAELKQPLETVSTICTYCGIGCRVEMHVDKQKNQIRHINGDKNSPVNAGMLCVKGRFGFDFVNSDKRLTTPLIRKNGVLTPASWQEAITHIGNQFSKIKAVYGAKSIAGLSSAKATNEDNFLFQKLFRSVIGNNNIDHCARLCHASTVTALRESIGSGAMTNDIPSIKDSDLIFIIGSDTESAHPIIASHIKLAIKDHGARLIVADPKRVSIADKAQLYVAQKPGTDVMLLNAIMQQIIKNDWHDLDYIQQRVDGFSDLFDEVMSDDYSPENTAIITGVKAEDIVEIARLIGTAKKTAIYYAMGITQHTSGHDNVTAISNLQLLCGNIGMKGAGINPLRGQSNVQGACDMGALPNYFSGYQKLDDPLVQMRFRKAWGKDDLPSEIGVSATEMMQGLTHGSLKALYVMGENPVLSDPDQKHVLAGLKASEFIVVQDIFLTETAELADVVLPAAAFAEKLGHFTNTERRVQQLLPAVTPPGEAKNDWEIIQLIAKQMGEDWHYQTERQIWHEITEVTPQYRGITWKMIDSETANGRQGLQWPCPAEGHPGTPILHNKQFTHGKGQMRPVQYRLPAEMPCAEYPLILSTGRLLEQFHTGTLTRKTPGLNELGKPRVMISVFDAEQLQIHNGDRLKLSTRRGEIEIDAFVTKRAQAGVIFLPFHFAESAANKLTINALDPVAKIPELKVCAVKVEKVMVVESA from the coding sequence ATGAAACAAATACGTATTGATGGCATAACCCTTACTGCCAATCAACAAGATACCCTACTCGATGTAGCGCTTAACGCTAATATCGCGATCCCCAATTTGTGTAAAAGCCCTGCAAGCTCATTGGTCACCAACACTAAGCAGCACTGTAATCTCTGCCATGTTGAACTTAAAAATGCAGATGGCAAGCTCAACACCGTTCGCGCCTGTGAAACCAAAGTCGCTGATATTGACTCACAATATATTGACGTTATCACTCAATCAGCCGCACTCAGTAAACAGCGTAAAGCCGCGTTACACACCATATTATCTGACCACTTTGCCGACTGCGAAGCACCATGCCAAACCGCTTGTCCTGCGGGGGTCGATGTACAATCTTACCTGCACCACATAGCACAAGGCGACCACCGCGAAGCGGTTAAAGTGATTAAGCAAACGCTGCCACTTCCGTTGTCGATTGGTCGTGTCTGCCCCGCTTTTTGCGAAACAGAATGTCGACGTGGTCTGGTTGACGAACCCGTGGCTATTCGACAGCTAAAACGTCACGCAGCGGATCTGGACATTGAAGGTGATGCCCCTTACGTGCCCCCTAAAAAGCCGGCCACCAACAAAAAAGTCGCCATTATAGGCAGTGGCCCAGCGGGAATATCAGCAGGTTATTACTTGTCGAATAATGGCCATGATGTCACGGTATTCGAGTCCATGCCGCAAGCTGGAGGTTGGTTAAGATACGGCATTCCAGAGTATCGTTTACCTAAAGCCATTCTGGATAAAGAAATTGATCTGTTATGCAAAAATGGTCTGGATATTCAGACTAATGTTCGCTTGGGTCGAGATATTCATTTAAACGGTTTACTGGCCGATTTTGATGCCGTTTGTCTGGCAATTGGTGCGCAAAAAGCCGTGCCAATGAACTATCCCGGTATCGAACTCGATGGGTGTTATTTAGGCGTTGACTACCTTAAAGATTATTGCACTGAGAAGACCTATAAAACAGGCCAGAAAGTGGCCGTTATTGGCGGCGGCAATACCGCCATCGATTGCGCTCGCACGGCAAAACGTGATGGCGCAGATGTGACCTTAATCTATCGTCGTACTCGCGATGAGATGCCAGCAGAGCCTTATGAAATTCATGAAGCTGAGCAAGAAGGCATTAAGTTTCATTTCTTAACCAATCCAATTGAAAACCATAGCGATGATGCTGGCCGAGTTAGTCAGGTCACATTCGAAATAATGGCACTCGGTGATGCCGATGCTTCGGGTCGTCGGTCGCCAAAACCCACAGGTGACACCTTTGTTGAAGCCTTTGATACCGTGATCCCTGCGGTTTCGCAAACACCAGACATGAGCTTTTTAAATCATCCAGACAGCAAATTAGCGACCGGTGAAGTGGCGCTGACTCGATGGAATACATTTGAAGGCTGTGAACATACGATGTCTGCTGGGCTTTCCGCAGGACTCGATAAACTGTTTGTCATTGGGGATTCTCGAACAGGACCCGCCACTGCAGTTGCTGCTGTTGCCGATGGCAGAAAAGCTGCCGATGCCATTGAAAAACTGCTGACACAAGGGCTGACTTGTGAGCTTGATAAACAGCTATTTAACTCCAGCAAAGCCGCCAAAATGAGCCAATTAGCCACGCTTGGCACCGATGCGCTTTACCCCGATACAGAGCAGCAATTACGCAGTAAAATGCCAGAGCTTGCAAAGCTACAACGCGCGCTTAATTTCAGCGAAGTAGAACTCGGTTTTGCTCCCGATGAAGCGATGAAAGAGGCGGCTCGTTGTCTTGAGTGTGCTTGTCAGGTCAACACCGACTGTAAACTGCGAGATTACGCCACCGAATACAAGGTCAAGGCAGTAGAGCTCGATAGTCAAAATGCCCAGCATTTTAGTGTCGATACCAGCGCACCCTTTATCACTTTCGATGCCAACCGCTGTATTAGCTGCGGCGCCTGTGTTGAAACCTGTAAAGGAGCCAGTGGTCACAATGCTATCTGTTTTGAAAAAGACCATTACCACGCACTCCCCTTTTCTACGGACACAGCCCAGCGCAATGCTCCGAGAGTGGGCTTTAGCGCCACCATGAATGACAGTGATTGCGTACAATGTGGTAACTGTGTGCAAGTTTGCCCAACGGGTGCTCTGGTCGATTCTCGCGATAAGACGCAGGGATTAACCGCTGAGCTTAAGCAACCATTGGAAACGGTCTCAACTATTTGTACCTATTGTGGTATTGGTTGCCGTGTTGAGATGCATGTCGATAAACAAAAGAATCAAATTCGCCACATCAATGGCGATAAAAACTCCCCCGTCAACGCTGGTATGCTTTGCGTTAAGGGCCGTTTTGGTTTTGACTTTGTCAACAGTGACAAGCGCCTAACAACGCCACTTATTCGTAAAAATGGCGTGCTAACACCAGCCAGCTGGCAAGAAGCGATTACGCATATTGGTAATCAATTTAGCAAAATTAAAGCCGTGTATGGGGCAAAATCAATAGCGGGTTTGTCATCGGCCAAGGCCACCAACGAAGACAATTTTCTATTCCAGAAACTGTTTCGCAGCGTTATTGGTAACAACAATATCGATCACTGCGCTCGACTTTGCCATGCATCAACAGTTACGGCGCTCCGCGAAAGCATAGGCAGCGGTGCCATGACCAATGACATTCCCAGCATTAAAGATTCGGATCTAATATTTATCATTGGATCCGACACTGAAAGTGCTCATCCCATTATTGCTTCACATATTAAGCTGGCAATAAAGGATCATGGTGCACGCTTAATCGTTGCCGACCCTAAAAGAGTCTCAATCGCTGATAAAGCCCAGCTTTATGTTGCGCAAAAGCCAGGCACAGATGTGATGCTGTTGAATGCAATTATGCAGCAGATTATCAAGAATGATTGGCATGATTTAGACTATATTCAACAGCGTGTCGATGGCTTTAGCGACCTTTTTGATGAAGTGATGAGCGATGACTATAGCCCTGAAAATACTGCAATAATCACCGGAGTAAAAGCAGAAGATATCGTTGAAATTGCTCGTCTCATTGGCACCGCTAAAAAAACCGCTATTTATTATGCGATGGGGATTACCCAACATACTTCTGGCCATGACAATGTCACAGCAATCTCTAACTTACAGTTACTATGCGGCAATATAGGGATGAAAGGCGCTGGTATAAACCCTCTGCGTGGCCAAAGTAATGTACAGGGCGCTTGCGATATGGGCGCGTTGCCTAATTACTTTAGTGGTTATCAAAAACTGGATGACCCGTTAGTCCAAATGCGCTTTAGAAAAGCTTGGGGCAAAGACGATCTGCCATCAGAGATAGGAGTGTCGGCCACCGAGATGATGCAGGGGTTGACCCATGGTTCACTCAAAGCCCTATATGTCATGGGTGAAAACCCTGTACTGAGTGACCCAGACCAAAAGCATGTACTTGCAGGTTTAAAGGCCTCTGAGTTCATCGTAGTACAAGATATTTTCTTAACCGAGACTGCCGAGCTTGCTGATGTGGTATTGCCTGCCGCTGCGTTTGCAGAAAAGCTGGGACACTTTACCAATACCGAACGCCGAGTGCAGCAGCTACTCCCTGCGGTGACTCCTCCAGGAGAGGCCAAGAACGACTGGGAGATAATTCAACTTATTGCCAAACAAATGGGTGAAGACTGGCATTATCAAACAGAAAGACAGATCTGGCATGAGATAACCGAAGTCACGCCGCAGTATCGTGGTATTACCTGGAAAATGATCGACAGTGAAACGGCCAATGGTCGCCAAGGATTGCAGTGGCCTTGCCCAGCTGAAGGTCACCCAGGCACGCCAATACTGCATAACAAGCAGTTTACCCATGGCAAAGGCCAGATGCGCCCAGTGCAATATAGACTCCCGGCTGAAATGCCGTGCGCTGAATACCCACTGATACTGTCTACAGGGCGCTTACTCGAGCAGTTCCATACCGGCACACTCACCCGTAAAACCCCGGGGCTTAATGAGCTTGGCAAGCCCAGAGTGATGATCTCGGTATTTGACGCAGAGCAACTGCAAATACACAACGGCGACAGACTTAAGTTGTCGACCCGGCGTGGTGAGATTGAGATAGATGCGTTTGTGACTAAACGTGCGCAAGCCGGTGTTATCTTCTTGCCATTTCATTTTGCAGAGTCCGCAGCCAATAAACTCACTATTAATGCCTTGGATCCCGTAGCCAAGATCCCAGAATTAAAAGTGTGCGCTGTAAAAGTTGAAAAGGTGATGGTAGTCGAATCAGCCTAG
- the chrA gene encoding chromate efflux transporter produces MLQIFIRFFSLGLISFGGPAAHIGYFRQTFVQELQWLDDKHYASLVALSQFMPGPGSSQVGFAIGYHRGGLLGGLAAFLGFTLPSFILLFLLAVTSSQWLDYSMAQGVIHGLKLLAVVVVADAILIMFKQFCQRKQAKLLMVFSCVVILLQPAMLIQFSLLVIAAIIGRYYLSATDDSDTHPPVQAPVQLNFFWLSLFAGLLIASLVAIGLSTQAGISNLTELFSQFYQVGSMVFGGGHVVLPLLQSSIGDTINNDQFLTGYALAQAVPGPMFALAAFLGAEIWVSQPLVGALVATLAIFLPGFLLMLVALKSWHAISSRPKITGAIAGVNACVVGFLLAALYNPIFSSAVLSPLDMALVILGFGLFKIFKPNIFILVAGFAISGGLISAVIT; encoded by the coding sequence ATGCTACAGATATTTATTCGATTTTTTTCTCTTGGTTTAATCTCGTTTGGCGGGCCCGCGGCTCATATAGGCTATTTTAGACAGACATTTGTGCAGGAGCTGCAATGGCTTGATGATAAGCACTATGCCAGTCTGGTGGCGCTAAGCCAGTTTATGCCTGGCCCAGGTTCGAGCCAGGTTGGTTTTGCTATCGGTTATCATAGAGGCGGCTTATTAGGCGGCCTTGCTGCTTTTTTAGGTTTCACGCTGCCGTCGTTTATTTTACTTTTCTTATTAGCGGTAACCAGCAGTCAATGGCTGGACTATTCAATGGCTCAAGGCGTGATACATGGCCTTAAGTTGTTGGCCGTGGTGGTGGTGGCTGATGCCATCTTGATTATGTTTAAGCAATTTTGCCAACGTAAACAAGCGAAGTTATTGATGGTATTTAGTTGCGTGGTGATTTTACTGCAACCTGCAATGCTGATTCAATTTTCACTATTGGTAATCGCTGCCATTATTGGCCGCTATTACCTCTCAGCGACTGACGACAGTGATACACATCCTCCAGTACAAGCACCTGTGCAGCTGAATTTCTTTTGGTTGAGTCTTTTCGCGGGTTTGCTGATAGCATCTTTAGTGGCAATAGGCCTGTCTACGCAAGCAGGAATTAGCAATCTTACCGAGTTATTCAGTCAGTTTTATCAAGTGGGTAGCATGGTGTTTGGTGGCGGGCATGTGGTCTTGCCTTTACTGCAATCGAGTATTGGTGACACCATCAATAACGATCAGTTTCTAACGGGTTATGCCTTGGCACAAGCAGTCCCTGGACCTATGTTTGCGTTGGCGGCCTTTCTCGGTGCTGAAATTTGGGTGTCGCAACCGTTAGTTGGTGCACTCGTGGCGACTTTAGCGATTTTCCTACCTGGATTTTTGTTGATGTTAGTCGCGCTTAAAAGCTGGCATGCGATTAGTAGTCGACCTAAGATAACGGGGGCTATCGCCGGGGTTAATGCGTGTGTGGTGGGGTTCTTGTTAGCGGCCCTCTATAACCCAATCTTTAGCAGTGCTGTACTGTCGCCATTGGATATGGCACTGGTGATATTAGGTTTTGGTCTGTTTAAAATATTCAAGCCCAACATCTTTATTCTGGTGGCGGGTTTTGCAATTTCTGGTGGCTTAATTTCTGCGGTCATCACTTAA